The sequence below is a genomic window from Atribacteraceae bacterium.
GCTTCATACAGGATGAGGATGAGATATGTTTGGGCATCGATGAGCACTGCTTCAGACACCAGGAGCTGGTGCACACCGTAAGCGAGGTAAAACAGAGAAAAGTGTTGGGGATTCTTAGAGACGACCGCCTAACCACCTTAATTTACCTATCGAAGATAGACGAACGACAACATCGCATTTTTCATCCTGTCCCAACGAATGTTTCCTCCGGTGGCCTTGGCTATGCCCTTTTTTCTCCTATTCACTACCGTTGGACTCATGGACAGAGTCGTCAGCCTGATTCTGGTCTATAGCGTGATGAACCTTCCCTTGATTACCTGGATCGTAAAGGAATTTTTTGCCGACCTCCCCAAAGAACTGGAAGAATCAGCCTTGGTTGACGGGTGTTCACGCTGGAAAGCTTTATATAAGGTCGTCATTCCCTTATCCATTCCCGGGATCGCGGTGTCCTTCCTGTTTTCCTTCATTTTTGCCTGGAACGAGTTTCTGATCGCCCTGACCTTGACTTTTCAGAGCGCCAAAACTCTGCCCATCCAAATGGCCGGTTTGACCACCTTACGGGGTCCCCAATACTGGGACATTGCCGCCAGTTCCATGGTGATCATGATTCCCCCGCTTGTCATCACTCTCCTGGCCAACCGGTATATCATCCGTGGTTTGTCGTTGGGAGCCGTGAAACAGTAAAGCCCGGTTGAAGACTCGTTACAACTGAATTACGTTGGATGCTACGAACAGTAAGCTGCATACCGTAGGGATTCCTTCTGTCTCGAATGGGCGGAAGGGAAGAAGCGAGGAACAGGAGAAACAGGAATAAGTACGTGGGATGGGTGGATGAGTGCGTGTTTCAGGTGGGATCTTCACTGGTTATGGGGTTGACCTATCGAATTGTTGCCCGCTTGGCATTGCTGGTGCCGCACACGGTTGCGTCCGGATTTTTTGGCTTCGTATAAGGCATTGTCGGCCAGTTCCAGAAGCATGCGGTAGTCGGTTTTTTGCGGCGGTATGGTCGAAACGACTCCGACGCTGACGGTAACGTACGGTGAGACTGGGGAATATTTGTGTTCTATTTTTAAGTCCTCGATTTCTTTGCGAATCTTTTCGGCCATGAGAAATGCTTTATCGAGAGCGGTGTC
It includes:
- a CDS encoding carbohydrate ABC transporter permease, with amino-acid sequence MSQRMFPPVALAMPFFLLFTTVGLMDRVVSLILVYSVMNLPLITWIVKEFFADLPKELEESALVDGCSRWKALYKVVIPLSIPGIAVSFLFSFIFAWNEFLIALTLTFQSAKTLPIQMAGLTTLRGPQYWDIAASSMVIMIPPLVITLLANRYIIRGLSLGAVKQ